Sequence from the Triticum dicoccoides isolate Atlit2015 ecotype Zavitan unplaced genomic scaffold, WEW_v2.0 scaffold105488, whole genome shotgun sequence genome:
AGCTTTCCACCGCTTCCAAGCGCCGAGGCGGCCGGGCACCAAGGAGCAGCACGAAGAAGCAGCCGGTGCTTGAGCCCACCAAGTCAATGGAATGCTCTAGGCCGGTCGGTGACATGTCATCATCAACATCAAGCCTACCTCAGGGAAACTCGGAAACTATGTTAGACCAGAACCAGCCGATCACCATCATCACTAATGATACAGCCTGTAGTGAGGAACCCATGATCATGGACCCCATAGATCTGAATGGTGGTGTCCTGGAGCCCAACTACGCGAACAACTCAATGGATCAGATTGGGATTTTGCAGGAGTGTGGGGAGATTGAGGCCCTGTTATCAAGCATCGACGACATGCCAGCTAGTGTGCTGACTGGCATCGAGCACAGAGGCAACTCACCTCGGGTTGAGGATCTCCTGGGCATGGACTGGGAGGGTTTTGCGTCTCACC
This genomic interval carries:
- the LOC119342805 gene encoding myb-related protein P-like; amino-acid sequence: MHLHELADRWSLIASHLPGRTDNEIKNYWNAHLSRQIHSFRRMYTAGKETTITIDMNKLSTASKRRGGRAPRSSTKKQPVLEPTKSMECSRPVGDMSSSTSSLPQGNSETMLDQNQPITIITNDTACSEEPMIMDPIDLNGGVLEPNYANNSMDQIGILQECGEIEALLSSIDDMPASVLTGIEHRGNSPRVEDLLGMDWEGFASHLCDEPAQNDLLQTVKPQ